A genomic segment from Neobacillus sp. YX16 encodes:
- a CDS encoding DUF2536 family protein: MNFQLDFIEDKVEFFDATDLKVLEKKIEVKIEENKAILLGVHSVSHQMYANDKGQTFYTAVVHFKRKK, encoded by the coding sequence TTGAATTTTCAACTTGATTTTATTGAGGATAAAGTAGAATTCTTTGATGCAACAGATCTTAAAGTTTTGGAAAAGAAAATTGAAGTAAAAATTGAGGAAAATAAAGCAATTCTCTTAGGGGTACATTCAGTCTCTCATCAAATGTATGCAAATGACAAAGGTCAGACGTTTTATACTGCGGTCGTTCACTTTAAACGAAAAAAATAG
- a CDS encoding YrrS family protein: MSNDFQSGSRSGYRAKRKKTNIILNSLIVIVLALIFFVAYTIFLSGDDKAAPKKEETKTTENQASEKEDKDTEKNDAARETEGDTDSEENADEESEEASAPEQEDDSQAVITEGDGTTNVVRTIENPTWKPVGTVQTGEHAPVYDESHVDWQEMRKAISYATGLEESNMTLYWLGRDKASGTGSFSTVASKDKTQKYNVYLEWVDGEGWKPVKVEELSAIE, translated from the coding sequence ATGAGTAACGATTTCCAATCTGGTTCACGTTCTGGTTATCGAGCTAAAAGGAAGAAAACGAACATTATCTTAAATAGTCTGATTGTCATTGTGCTAGCACTCATTTTCTTTGTAGCCTATACGATCTTCTTATCAGGTGACGATAAAGCAGCACCCAAAAAGGAAGAAACCAAAACAACAGAAAATCAAGCCTCAGAAAAAGAGGATAAAGATACTGAAAAAAATGACGCCGCCCGGGAAACTGAGGGAGATACAGATTCTGAGGAAAATGCTGATGAAGAGAGTGAAGAAGCTTCAGCACCTGAACAGGAAGATGACTCACAGGCAGTTATTACCGAGGGAGATGGAACTACCAATGTAGTTAGAACCATCGAGAACCCTACCTGGAAGCCTGTAGGTACCGTGCAAACTGGTGAACATGCCCCGGTTTATGATGAATCACATGTTGATTGGCAGGAAATGCGAAAGGCAATATCTTATGCAACTGGGTTGGAAGAAAGTAATATGACTTTATATTGGTTAGGGCGGGATAAAGCATCTGGAACTGGATCGTTTAGTACCGTTGCATCTAAGGATAAAACACAAAAATACAATGTCTACCTTGAATGGGTAGATGGTGAAGGCTGGAAGCCAGTTAAAGTAGAAGAGCTTTCTGCCATTGAATAA
- a CDS encoding penicillin-binding protein 2: MIRRRMKGLLVLCVAGLLILTGRLIQIQLVQTETFSKHNVNLLEESVKQRTQELVIDNGRGNFLDRNGDLLTHKKVSVLVLFPFLKNMDWDMEAVSTISGISENSLKNALEDANKPFAYGEPQPMELTPSQMEKINKLEIPGVFAIEKKFERTEILAEQLIGLTGENAEELKKRYSNKDLSEKTLIGVSGLEESFDEFLLPEGKSKLVYHVDGDGAPLFGINVKYVDPANPFYPVNVRTTIDKSLQQKSEELVDQHAINKGGLVLLDIQSNSVLASVSRPAINQSDPYSGSGITNRMLKQEIMGSIFKTVVAAAAIDNNLDDPTRLFDCSKKINGDPELKYNYGMLSFTDSFARSCNRTFGELAKELQKIDKNMLEDYAEKLSLTGKVGWQGEVYHTDNFKQLVDEDKGRVFLTEEAKKDQNYAAMSGIGQHEVRATPLAVANMMATIARGGKKEMVRTASKIEYKNGTTMVTFDNKALSGDTISPYSAMKLQKLLREVVVNPNGTGKWFQDLPYEVAGKSGTAETGKYENDKQLHNKWFAGYFPYQNPKYALVAVNLDVQDTEGGVNLLFADMVKMLYEYDKGLQKY; the protein is encoded by the coding sequence ATGATACGTAGACGAATGAAAGGATTACTCGTCCTTTGTGTAGCTGGGTTATTGATTCTCACTGGGCGATTAATTCAGATTCAGTTGGTTCAAACGGAGACTTTTTCGAAGCACAATGTAAATCTATTGGAAGAAAGTGTGAAACAAAGAACACAGGAATTAGTCATCGATAACGGGCGCGGTAATTTTCTTGACCGGAATGGAGATTTGCTTACCCATAAGAAAGTATCTGTTCTTGTCCTCTTCCCTTTTTTGAAAAATATGGATTGGGATATGGAAGCAGTATCAACTATTTCTGGTATTTCAGAAAATAGTTTAAAAAACGCCTTAGAGGATGCAAATAAACCTTTTGCATATGGAGAACCACAGCCAATGGAATTAACACCTTCACAAATGGAAAAAATTAATAAGCTTGAAATACCCGGTGTATTTGCCATTGAAAAGAAATTTGAACGCACCGAAATACTCGCAGAGCAATTAATTGGGTTAACGGGAGAAAACGCTGAAGAATTAAAAAAACGTTATTCAAATAAGGATCTCTCTGAGAAGACACTTATTGGTGTTTCAGGTCTAGAAGAAAGTTTTGATGAATTTTTACTTCCAGAAGGAAAGTCCAAACTTGTCTATCACGTTGATGGTGACGGGGCACCGTTGTTCGGAATTAATGTAAAGTATGTAGATCCTGCTAACCCTTTTTACCCAGTAAACGTAAGAACAACGATTGATAAAAGTTTACAGCAGAAATCGGAGGAATTAGTGGACCAGCATGCAATAAATAAGGGCGGGTTAGTGCTCCTTGATATCCAAAGCAATAGTGTCCTAGCATCCGTTTCACGCCCAGCTATCAATCAAAGTGATCCTTATAGCGGCTCTGGAATTACGAATCGAATGCTAAAGCAAGAAATAATGGGTTCCATCTTTAAAACCGTGGTAGCAGCAGCTGCCATTGATAATAATCTGGATGACCCAACAAGGTTATTTGATTGCAGCAAGAAAATTAATGGTGATCCTGAACTCAAATATAATTATGGAATGCTCTCTTTTACGGATAGCTTTGCGAGAAGCTGTAATCGGACCTTTGGAGAACTGGCAAAGGAACTGCAAAAAATAGATAAAAATATGTTGGAGGATTATGCTGAGAAATTGTCGTTAACAGGTAAGGTCGGCTGGCAGGGTGAAGTTTATCATACTGATAATTTTAAACAGCTTGTCGATGAAGATAAAGGCAGGGTGTTTTTAACAGAAGAGGCTAAGAAGGACCAAAACTATGCAGCAATGTCAGGGATTGGTCAGCATGAGGTTCGGGCAACGCCGCTGGCTGTAGCCAATATGATGGCCACAATCGCAAGAGGCGGTAAAAAAGAAATGGTACGTACTGCTTCGAAAATTGAGTATAAAAATGGTACAACGATGGTTACCTTCGATAATAAAGCATTATCTGGCGATACCATTTCACCTTACAGTGCAATGAAGCTTCAGAAATTATTAAGAGAGGTTGTTGTAAATCCGAATGGAACTGGAAAATGGTTTCAAGACCTACCTTATGAGGTTGCAGGGAAATCAGGAACCGCGGAGACAGGGAAATACGAGAATGATAAACAATTGCATAATAAGTGGTTTGCGGGCTATTTTCCCTATCAAAATCCTAAATACGCGCTTGTCGCCGTTAATCTTGATGTTCAGGATACAGAAGGCGGTGTGAATTTATTATTTGCCGATATGGTAAAAATGTTATATGAATATGACAAAGGATTACAAAAGTATTAA
- the greA gene encoding transcription elongation factor GreA yields the protein MAIEKVFPMTQAGKDKLVQELEHLKSVKRKEVVERIKIARSFGDLSENSEYDSAKEEQAFVEGRITTLENMIRNAKIIVEGDTVTDSVTLGRSVTFMELPDGDEETYTIVGSAEADPFEGKISNDSPIARSLIGKKVGDQVSVQTPGGEMSVRIVSIK from the coding sequence TTGGCGATCGAAAAAGTATTTCCAATGACACAGGCGGGTAAAGACAAACTAGTCCAGGAGCTTGAACATTTAAAATCGGTAAAGCGAAAAGAAGTTGTAGAAAGAATTAAAATTGCAAGAAGTTTCGGAGATTTATCTGAAAACTCTGAATACGATTCTGCGAAGGAAGAACAAGCATTTGTTGAAGGTCGTATAACAACTTTAGAAAATATGATTCGCAATGCAAAGATAATTGTGGAAGGCGACACAGTTACTGACTCAGTTACTTTAGGAAGGTCAGTTACATTTATGGAACTTCCTGATGGTGATGAAGAAACTTATACCATCGTTGGAAGTGCAGAGGCAGATCCGTTTGAAGGAAAAATTTCAAACGATTCTCCAATAGCTAGAAGTCTAATCGGCAAAAAAGTAGGCGATCAAGTATCCGTTCAAACACCAGGCGGTGAAATGAGCGTCCGTATCGTCTCTATTAAGTAA
- the udk gene encoding uridine kinase, with translation MMRKPVVIGVAGGSGSGKTSVTKAIYESFKGHSITMLQQDYYYKDQSDLPFEERLKTNYDHPLAFDNDLLIEHIEKLLRYEPIDKPVYDYSLHTRSKEIIEVEPKDVIILEGILVLEDERLRNLMDIKLFVDTDADIRIIRRMSRDIKERGRTLDSVIEQYTNVVRPMHNQFIEPTKRYADVIIPEGGQNHVAIDLMVTKIQTILEQKSIL, from the coding sequence TTGATGCGCAAACCGGTTGTTATTGGTGTTGCCGGAGGTTCCGGCTCAGGGAAAACAAGTGTAACAAAGGCAATCTATGAAAGCTTTAAAGGTCATTCCATAACCATGCTTCAACAGGATTATTATTATAAAGACCAAAGTGATTTACCCTTTGAAGAACGCTTAAAGACGAATTATGACCATCCACTGGCTTTTGATAATGATTTGCTTATCGAACATATTGAAAAGCTGTTACGTTATGAGCCTATTGACAAGCCAGTTTATGATTATTCGCTTCATACCCGTTCGAAAGAAATCATTGAAGTTGAACCAAAAGATGTTATTATACTAGAAGGAATACTTGTTCTTGAAGATGAGCGGTTACGTAATTTGATGGATATTAAGCTGTTTGTTGATACAGATGCAGATATTCGAATTATCAGAAGGATGTCACGTGACATTAAAGAGCGTGGGCGGACATTGGACTCAGTTATTGAGCAATATACGAATGTGGTTCGTCCGATGCACAATCAATTTATTGAACCGACTAAGAGATATGCGGATGTCATTATCCCTGAAGGCGGTCAAAATCATGTGGCGATTGATTTAATGGTCACAAAAATTCAAACAATTCTTGAACAAAAGTCAATTTTATGA
- a CDS encoding U32 family peptidase, producing MNTVKDNVSEIIDGKRVIVKKPELLAPAGNLEKLKIAVQYGADAVFIGGQEYGLRSNADNFTFEEMKDGVEFAKKFGAKIYVTTNIFAHNENIAGLEDYILGLKETGISGIIVADPLIIETCRRLAPEIEIHISTQQSISNWKTAQFWKESGAERVVLARETSAEEIREMKEKVDVEIEIFIHGAMCIAYSGRCTLSNHMTARDSNRGGCCQSCRWDYDLYQLEGSSTEVPLYGENDAPFAMSPKDLNLIQAIPQMIELGIDSLKIEGRMKSIHYIATVVSVYRKVIDAYCADPDNFVIKREWIEELDKCANRETAPAFFEGVPGYKEQMFGNHSNKTKFEFVGLVLDYNEETQMVTLQQRNHFKPGQEVEFFGPEIQNFTHVIDKIWDEKGNELDAARHPLQIVQFKLDKPVYPNNMMRKEN from the coding sequence CTGAAATCATTGATGGAAAACGTGTGATTGTGAAAAAACCGGAACTCCTTGCGCCGGCAGGAAATCTTGAAAAATTAAAAATTGCTGTTCAATATGGGGCTGATGCTGTATTTATTGGCGGTCAGGAATATGGTTTACGTTCAAACGCTGATAACTTTACATTTGAAGAAATGAAAGACGGCGTAGAATTCGCCAAAAAATTCGGAGCAAAAATATACGTAACAACCAATATTTTTGCTCACAACGAGAATATTGCTGGGTTAGAAGACTATATCCTTGGGTTAAAGGAAACCGGAATATCTGGGATAATTGTTGCTGACCCATTGATTATTGAAACTTGCCGCAGACTGGCACCAGAAATTGAAATTCACATCAGCACGCAGCAATCCATTTCAAACTGGAAGACAGCTCAGTTCTGGAAAGAAAGCGGTGCAGAGCGCGTCGTTTTAGCACGTGAAACGAGTGCAGAAGAAATAAGAGAAATGAAAGAAAAAGTCGATGTTGAGATTGAAATCTTTATTCATGGAGCAATGTGTATTGCTTATTCTGGACGTTGTACATTAAGTAATCACATGACCGCGAGGGATTCAAACCGAGGCGGCTGCTGTCAGTCTTGCCGTTGGGATTATGATTTATATCAACTAGAAGGCAGCAGCACTGAAGTTCCTCTTTATGGTGAGAATGATGCACCATTTGCTATGAGTCCAAAGGACCTTAATCTGATTCAAGCGATTCCTCAAATGATTGAGCTTGGAATTGACAGCTTGAAAATTGAAGGCCGAATGAAGTCGATTCACTATATTGCAACGGTGGTAAGTGTATATCGAAAAGTAATTGACGCCTATTGTGCAGACCCTGACAACTTCGTCATTAAGCGTGAGTGGATAGAAGAGCTGGACAAATGTGCGAATCGTGAAACAGCACCGGCGTTTTTTGAAGGTGTTCCGGGGTATAAAGAGCAAATGTTTGGTAATCATAGCAACAAGACAAAGTTTGAATTTGTCGGTCTTGTGTTGGATTACAACGAAGAAACGCAAATGGTTACACTTCAACAACGAAACCACTTTAAACCGGGTCAGGAAGTTGAATTCTTCGGTCCGGAAATTCAAAACTTTACACATGTGATTGATAAAATTTGGGATGAAAAAGGTAATGAACTGGATGCAGCAAGACATCCGCTTCAAATTGTACAATTTAAATTGGACAAACCGGTTTACCCTAACAACATGATGCGAAAGGAGAACTAG